A stretch of the Solea solea chromosome 4 unlocalized genomic scaffold, fSolSol10.1 SUPER_4_unloc_14, whole genome shotgun sequence genome encodes the following:
- the LOC131449236 gene encoding kinesin-like protein KIF20A isoform X2, translating to MMMQQEGATSQSENLQVYLRVRPFTASERDSGESQECVTMEGPDRHCGPESSEELSIKTDRVISPSHRRLRGSASLRCLVQSPVRGTCFEGSVRGLVRDVLEGENCLVFTYAVTNAGKTFTFLASLSEPEGRALPIGTLSTPLWWDFASQRWRAY from the exons ATGATGATGCAGCAGGAGGGCGCTACGTCGCAGTCAGAGAACCTGCAGGTTTATCTGAGGGTTCGACCGTTCACTGCGTCTGAGCGCGACAGCGGAGAATCACAG GAGTGTGTGACCATGGAAGGACCAGACAGACACTGTGGTCCTGAAAGCTCAGaggagctgtcaatcaaaaccgACAGAGTGATAAGTCCCTCCCACAGACGGCTCAGAGGTTCAGCTTCACTCAG GTGTTTGGTCCAGAGTCCAGTCAGAGGAACGTGTTTCGAGGGTTCTGTCCGTGGTCTGGTCCGGGACGTTCTGGAGGGCGAGAACTGTCTGGTGTTCACCTACGCAGTCACCAACGCCGGGAAAACCTTCACGTTCCTCG CCTCACTGTCCGAGCCTGAAGGGCGGGCTCTGCCAATAGGCACTTTGAGCACGCCTCTTTGGTGGGATTTCGCTTCTCAGCGATGGCGTGCCTATTGA